The Episyrphus balteatus chromosome 3, idEpiBalt1.1, whole genome shotgun sequence genome segment tgatcttcccaaaagtctttgtctttttgttgtcgttcactgtctccataaaaaattctgtcagtaggagacggtgttggtgggcgatcgcttctcccagtatcactttacaatccttgacccgaggtttcatgaaactagataccaaatggtaatcaatctgagtctcatttccaccactgctgtaagtgaccaggtgtcggctttgtttgatgaacatggtattaagtacgataagaccatatgttttgcacgagctcaggatgtcttcaccaggagagttcctgatgccgtatccgaggcctccatggcagtcttcatagtcttcgtttgttttcccgacatgtccatttaaatctccgcccacgaacaaaaactcttcctttgggatgtccttaagtaggttgtgaaaatctagccaaaatgcatctttttccacctgcttacatccaatttggggagcatatgcagtGACAATATTCCACAACTTTCCTTTAATCACCAATTTAAGGGACATCAAACGGTCACTGAATTTCGAAATGGACAATATGCTGCCTAAGAGGTCTTTTGCAAGGATGATTCCGATTCCGTTCTTACCCTTTTCCGTTCcatagtagaacatcttgtaattttttgtccttgtatCCAAGAAACGGGCCCTATTTCCCGTGTTACGCCATTTCGTTTCTTGGACACACAAGATGTCTACTCGCCTTCTTATCATCATCTCTTCCAGCTCGAAGCTTCGACCTGTCATACTCCCAACGTTCCAACTCGCAACTCTCAGATTTTGTATAGTCTGTggcattactttgctagcccccggaatccgtcTAGCTCTGACCCGAGCATTGCTActcggtccaggatcagtaccATTAGTAATGGTAgtgcctggcggggtagtgtCATTTCTTTGGACGAGTACTTCCATAATGCTTCAGTTCACAAAATCTTGCgaaacgttgttgttgttgttgttttttttttcgacgcGTGCATACtccagttttgtatttgatctctctttaacagcaccggtgatctccagtcgtGCCAACCCAGGGACTGGCATGCACACTTTTGGGAAAGTTTACAGGTGTTAAGTGTCGCTAGGTTCACCTTGGTGTTTGTGACCTAGATAAATTTGCTCCTTTAGTCGCCTTTTACGACAAGCGGGGAGGCGCTGCAGGAATATTCTAACCCGTCCCTGCACAGGGATTCATAAACATTCaacaagcttttaaaattttaaatgacgttttttgtatAGGACAAACGTCATTTTAGGATGTAAAAGCctgataaatatttcaaaaggcTTTATTGGCCATAAATTTGTTATATCTTATTAGtttacaaaaagaaataaaagaaaaacacagatgtacattttaaacttttaattcgCAGACATCTTTAAGCTTTGAGCcactaattaaaaataaataaaaacaattgacttgagaaaaatcaaattactaAACGAGATTAATTAAAGAATTCAGTCAGTATACATACCTTTTTATTTGTGGTGAAAACACATTATAGTTGCGATGCATAGCgatgatttatatttaattttgtaaagtcTTTTAATTATAGCTAAGAACGATATGAAGATAAATCTACTAAAATTTGGATTCGTGGGCCATTTCTAATTGGCCCGGGCAAAGGGCCGAAATATAAAATAGAGGGGCAAATGGCCCGAACGGGCACTTTGTGGCAACGCTGGTCTTCAGGGTTAGGAGAAATGACTGAGCATCtgtccttatattcagaataTGAATCTGTGTCAATTTAGCGGACCCATTTCGATCGATTTTAGTAAAACTTAATTTGCTCGAAAATGGCTCCAAcggttttgttaaaataattcaaatataaCTTTTAAGACAAGGtatatcttttaatgaaaaaatttgttacttttttaacTAAATGCATTATATCtcagaaagtgtcaaaattttaagtcgGTTGGTGCAAAATGGACGAagttatcagtattttaatacttcgcttaTGAACGTTTTATTCCAGTGTTCAAAACTTGAAATGGTTCTCCCCACAATTATCGTTTTAATATTGATGctctcataacttcaaaactggtgcaccgattcttttaaaatttgaaacgcTTTTtctgtacatacatatttttaaaggtatctcTGAAGATATTTTCACAATAGTAAAATACATTCAATAGagtaataaaaacatttattagtaagggtcatttttgagaaatgctcttttttgtatgtataaaaaaaaatttctccgtatgaaaaaatagagttgcatatacaaataatttttttttttaatactatacATACATTGACTGTCGATAtccatatcaaattttaatttaactacttttaagtaaaaaaaaaaactaagaaaattcacttttttttggtTATCTACCTTTTATGAAACATAAGCTTAATCCTGGGGggcaaaattgagaaatttgggTTATTGCCACGTTTTAGGTCAAAATACCGCACAGTGGGTTGTTAAGTAGAAATACAATAATGACTTTTGATTTCAGTTCGAATTCTTTGATAAACGACCAAATCAGCATCGCTATGGAAACCAAAGAACATCTTCTCTCACAGAGGCAATCATTTAAACGTCTTCAGACCAGATTCAATGATATATCAAATCGATTTCCTTTGATTTCAAGGTAAGGCTTAATTGATGTTTTTCgattacaactttttttctttttttcagctTGGTTCAGaggataaatataaaaaaacgtcGTGATTCGATGATATTGGGACTGGTTATTGGAATTTGTACTATCCTTTTGCTGTTATATGCTTTCAACTGAAAGCATAGAGCATAGTTGATGAGGATATGGAATTCAAGGAAAGGTTTGACTGATTCAGTTGGagatcatttttttaagataagaaaataaataattaataaataacaaaaataatattttattccaaacaaaaaaagtaataattaaaattaagttgatgtattttgtgataaaaatcaagtaaaaagtaaataacgaaatatattttaaatataatattttaatggGTTTTTATGTTTAGttgtttataaattaaaagaTTTCGATAGGCTAGCCTGAAACGCACTCTCTTTTTTCTACTACTGCTATTCTTGGAGACTGTTAATTTCTCACAAAAAGGAGgaactctgaaaaaaaaagagtctaTCAATGTATGGTGAAGGCTGACTTGGAGTCCAAAACCACCACCTTGACAGTCCATGGCACTAACCATTAAATTATGTGACACTACAAAGAAGATTTGAACACTTAAAAGACTTGACATTAATTGAAGCAGTACTGACACTACGCCGCCGCCGGCCGACACTACGTAAAAcgatcttttgatgttttttttttcgttctataTCGTTTTCGAttgtctaaattttttttactttttcatgtTCTAATTGCAGGACTAGGTTCCATAATATTGGAGTGatctaaacaaaaacaattaattgcaacaaataaggtaaaaaagatattgcgaACTGTTCACTTGTgtgtaatcaaaaaaataaaatcccaaACTTCGTAACGCAAAAATGATGAAAGAACCACTTTAACAGgcttaagttttcaaaaaatcacatggTAGGGACCGGAAAGTTGAAAGCCATCATCTTTAGTAGCGAACTTCTCGATGAAAAAAGCAGtgtgttcatacaaaattgGCATTGTTAGTTTCAATTTTGCAATTAGTCGAATTTTGTTGCCGGTCAAAGCTGTACCATCGCtacaaaaagcaaaacattttATCCAATCGAAGTCGCCTCAGCTTTCTACATATGGTAAAAATACTGGCCAATAGGGTAAGCAGTAGAGCGAAACTTAAATCTTATGTAATTAGATCGAGTTTTGAAGGGGTTTTGTATATACagctacatatttaaaaaaactgacaCATTATAGAGTGGGGAGGCgaagttccaggaactagttccgaccgaaaaaagaaccgttccatgttcgttccggctttggaactgttttgcgCATCTCTAATTCGCATCGCAATGCAGCTTAAAAGTGTGTACATTTTTTTCAACTACGAGTCATAACCGAGATGTGTACATAGATTTCACGGCTCGGCTCCACGAAATGGTCTGGGTTTCCCATGAAGTCCTGATCTAATTCATTcacgatataaaaaaaacttgaaaaacgttcttAAAACTCAacttctatttttaataattaaaatttacattGCTTTTATTATTTATCTTTGGTGCATATAATAATCAATGGCTGTTGAGAATGCAGCAAATCCAAGTGCTCCTAAAACACCAGCCTTAACTCCTGCTCTAAGTCCAATAATCCCCCCAGTTACTCCACCAGCATAAGTACCATTTTTCCAATCTGTCTTTCCTCGAcactataataaattaaatcaaatttcatTATTCTCGAAAAAGATTCAAATCAATCCTTACCGATTCAATTGTACATTCTACAGCTGAAAAAACAGCTCCAATCATAGCAAAATTCTTTGCATATGAATGTGTTGTGGTGCGCATTTCTTTGAAAATCTGTCTTGcagtttgttgtttttcatttgCAAGTGGATCTGTTATATTTGGATTAACTGATGCACTGAATAATCCAATAGCAGCACCCAATCCGTAGcctaaataaattcaaattataaaagactCAATTTAATGAACGCAATTCGGTTTCTTTTACCCATAACGCATGCCATCACTGATTTAAATACACAGCTCTCCAGAGTCGATTCGATTAGTTTTTCTTGATCACTTTTAATCTGGACTGGTCCTAGATTCCTTGGTATTATAATGTTTTCCCTATATCTGGAAAAGGAGTTGTATAATTCGTATGGAAATGTGACTGATTACAAGCAAGTTAGTAAAGTATACCTTTGAAAGTTACCAACAAAATGCTTTGCCATTTCATCTAGTTCttgattttggaaaaatgttGCTTCTTTTGATGGCTCACGTTTTACTGGTGGAGGTATTAACGACATTTTGTactaaatttattgttttcagtgaagaaattgttaaattaatttgcaattaaattgcaaaaaaaaggggtatggactttttttcagtagtaaaaaatattttggttcgGGAGAATAGTGACAGCTGTCATAATTGACactggaattttaaaaaatatggaaaatacTTCCATGAAAAATGTGTTCCGGGTATgaacaaaaatacaataaaattaatttcttaaaccACGTTTTCACTAGACAGGTTTTCCATGTGCAATATATAGGAAGTTCGAATTAAATTGTGACGCATTGAGCTGTAGTGAAACTAAAAATTTCGTTTGATATCAAATTTAAggaaacaaaatttctaaaaaagtaGACTTTTTTTCTTCGTAAATTACATGGAGATTTTAAAAGTATTATCTGTAAAGTGAtccaagttttttgttttgttcgggtcattaattttcacaaaatattttacaataaaagaaacaaaataacggGACACGAGTGTCCAACTAAGTGGTGGACTGCCACCAAGTaggtacgaagttcgattcctgggtgtggtaaaataattataatagcCTAATACGCAGAtcgggaaaaattttatttctcatacaaattttttctcgggacaaattttgtcttgaatatttttccaagcTGTAAGCAGTTCAAGCGCAAAATTTAGATATTTGGAGCCGCTGTAaagaaaaagtctccacttaatTTTGCGTGGACAAATAATGTTCGAAGCTTTATTCTGCCGACAAAAATTGtgacaaggaaaaaaaataaaacaaaattaaaaaaaattcaaataaaattaaggtggactatttaataaaatacctGGAAAGTGAAGACGAAGCAAATGCAACtcgaatcaaataaaaaaaaaaaaacaaaacaaaaaaattaatttaatttgaaagaagaaaaaaaactattgatagAAATTACTTAGGGTAAACTGCCCTATTGTTGCCACTCCCCATGTGAATGGCACCTTAAgtttaaaaactatttacagctactatttttattttttgtttaaaaatttactcTTCCCGCCTTTTTTGGCATATTCTTAGCAAACGAGATAAGGTACAGTTCCCTATTTGCGGCTGCCTCCAGTTAccggccacctttcgaaaaatcattataactagtgattttaaaagggtttattccaaattttcactcgtatgctgttctaacatataagagaacagcataagagcaaagTTTTGGAATACATCCTACGAAATctctagttataacgatttcccgaaaggtggccggaaactggagacggccgcaaataggcaactctaccctattgataattacaaaaaaagtattaataatagTTTAATGCTATACGGAAAAAACAGCGAACTAAAGTTGGTGCGACATTCGCTTAAGGTGCCAATGATTGGGCAGTTTACCCTAGGTAATTTctccaacttcaaaattttgcagAGGATTAAATGTTTTGTAGAGATTTaaattgtagagataaaatttgttttttcccgaTCAGCAAACTAGgcttatacttttaaaattattattactaGATATACTTAAAACAATGGAATGTTGTGTATAATTTcagattaaaagataaaattcatgatttaaaattatattaaaaaagaaaattcttttttgtttgaatggtttttattttctttgcaagaaatatgattttttaaggtttcacttctaccacgtgtgaattgcacacatgatttttttttgttttaaaacttgtttcccaatattttttcttatttgtatttttattaagttGATTTTGACATGACACGAACaagaaagcaaaaacaaaacaaatttaatttcgtccaagatttcgttaacgaaatttctTATGGAAAAATTCGTTTCGCTTAAGCTTCAAAATAGGCTTTATGCTTAaaagagggggggggggggggcccTCTGAAAATTTACGCCAGTAAATTTTCTCCACGGCACTTTTTTGCTCTTctcttaaattataaacaatttttgattaATTCTATTAAATATAGTTTATATTCAAGTTTAAGTACATTTCTTATGTATGTCTTACATCCTACACAATAAACatcattttagtttttcttcttttctataAACCTATTATTACACTTTTTATTatactgtttttctttttttttgttttgtcttatCTTATTGTCTATTAGCAGCTGCGCTACTTATTGTATGCTCCATATTCTTGACAATAATATAATTTGTTATATGATTAATTGCCTCATCTTGCATTCGATCTGGCCACTTTCGCAAGtatgatttcaaaaaatctgtaaacGAATCAACTTTGTCTGGCTGTCCAGTTTTGTAAttatcaacaatatttttaacaatatcCACCAGTTTCTCGTAGTCAtctgattttttgattttacttaATCGACCTACAAAATCATCATCACCCCCATTGGGGACACTTGGTGTCATTGGGTTTATATtgctttcattcattcgtggATTGCTCATGAATGCCGGTACCTCAGAAGGATTTGTGGAGTTTCCATGCGAGGAGGGCTCCATATAATGACGGGGTTGCATATATtcggttctaaaaaaaaaattatgaaattattaAAGGCTAACAAGAGATGAGAGAAAAATTTGTACTTGTAGAAAGGTTCGGAGTTATTACTAAACTCTGGCtcggacattgaatttttccaGACTGAGGAATCGGATATGCTGCTTGCATTACTTGCAGGTGTCATTACTCTTTTTTCACTAAAATTGTATTTAGTGATTaggattttaaatattaaagagGATATACAGACGTTTTAAATCCGGGTGTGTTAGATGTGTGGCCGGATAAACTTTTGAATACATCATCCACTAAGCTGTAAAACTTCCAAGTACTCACAATTCCCGTAGTTTCGTAAGTTTTTGATTCTTGTCtgtaaaaatatattcatttaatTTGTAATTAACAGTCAATCATGATTTGGAAgggaaagtaaaataaaagtGGACATTATTTCCAccttgactgttatttctgctTTAAAAGCAGTCAttgttcagtttaaaaaaaaatctcacctaTAACGTTGCGTTAAATTATTCACTTTAAAATGAACTTCTAATGCAGTGACTGGAACTCCTATTGCAGATAACTGCTTTGCCATAGCAACATAGAGATGGCCATTGCGTTTAATTGTTCTTAGTTCGTAAGCACAGCACTTCCAAAGTTTTATTAGTTCATGTACTCCAGAGTCTTCCCATTGACGGCGTTTCTTTCCAAATTTTTCGTACTGTagagcaaaaatatatttgaaaagtTAATATCATGATCATTTTTACGCAGCTtacattcaaatttttgttcataattaTATTGCAAAtctcgaaaaaaattattaatatatttttgttatgtgATGTAGTTAGtggtgcgaaataattataagccATTATGGTAATTATTTAAACCTTTAATCTAACATAACGGCCTAAACTTAAACTACTTATTAAgctttaacaaaatttatttaaattgtacTAAAATGGAGCCATATTGTATAGGAAACTATTTTTCccctaaagcctagtacgcagctgaagcgaaacaaaattttccatacaaaaattagctaacgaaatcttgaacgaaattaaatttgttttgtttttgatttaagccttaactacattggctcaaaaagtgaaaaagtacaaaagtgaaaattttcaaacgcatttttgtatagtttttcgggatgaaaaattaaaacaaatgatgcagaaagcttattttttggtctaaaatataatttctatactctttatcacaaaacaattgcgatagccagaaaaaaaatcttttcacttttgtactttttcaaaaagtggtgtatgtagttaagcctttaaaacttattttctaatgtttttttcatgaatttttttatttttacttttattatttttactttgccaatggtattttttcgtaaacattttcttttcgcttcagctgcgtactaggcttaaatttAGCTCAAAGTGCCATACCAGTCAGGTTGTAGGCCAAGATGGCTGAGGATTTTcgtctttttgacgtttgttcctagaaaatgtaaattggaacgtgattgggcacaacactgtgtatCCACGGGCAAAGAAATTCCACCGATTTTATGTGAGCCGATACATACGACCATACGACGAATTCcttgacaaaaaaatatgacgGATTTTAATGTCCAAATGTATGACCACACCGGAAAGGCATGCGTTTCATTCAGATGTGTAATttatttaaaggcttggccacaccggagggtatgcggtagcggtacgggtagaggtaacggtacttgtatgaaaaaaattccaaactgacatatcaacgttcagatgttgaatttttttcatacaaatatcgtaaccgctacccgtaccgctaccgcataccctccggtgtggccaagccctaatacaaatatcgttaccgctacccgtaccgctaccgcataccctccgttgtggccaagccttaaatccCCATTTAAAGAAAAAGTGCGAACTCAACTTAAGtaaggaaataaaaattttcgaaatttggaaGCACTTTTCTGCCAAGAGCCATCCCTGTTTATgaaacttcaaatttaaaactcgtgatttttgaatttttgtttttgaaaaatcaaaacaagaataaaaaaagcTTTTGTGTCGAAAATTTGTCCTAATtagattttcaataaatattgttATTGGTGTCACAAAGCAAATTAAGATGCACCTACTATTAAATACCGATTTTAATCCCTCAGCTAAATTGTTTATCCTGATTCATATGGTTCTTGTTGGATTTTTCTGTAGAAAAATACTGTCTTGCATCATCGATACTAAAGCCCACGGAAATGCGAATGGTACATAATGCTAAAATTGCATAGTCTTCGTATAAAGACTATCTGATATTTCCaattaagcaaacaaaattttatataattctcGACTCCTCGCACTAAATTCTATCAATATGGTTTCTCGTGGTCAAGTAATtcgcaatttattttaaaatattttgttctttaattttaaCTCAGCACTCACATCTCACAGTTGTGTCATAAAAGTAAAGGTATTGACTAACGGTAGGGAATCGATACGcacaaaatagaaatttaaatgaCTGTCTCATCGAAAGTTAACTTTTTCCcatttgtaatttgttttaaacgaACATAAATTCCAATTTGACTAATTTTCATTAGTAAATATTCAACTTTTAAGCATCTGAATGCAGCGATACCACAAACCACAACGTTTGCAGAATAGCTTCCTAAACTCTTGCTGTAAAAAACATTGttattgttcattcaaaaccttcaatacaAATTGATTTTACGGGCAGCATCACTGCGCGTATTAAAAAACCCCTTCTTACATTGATTTTTAGTTATCATAATGGAGAAATGCAGTAATCTCTGCGGCCATAATACCTGTGTGTATGGGTTCTTCCAAACCAAAAGGTTTGCCGAACGGCCTTTTTTTATGGGaatcttttctttttcaatttaaaaattttcattaaaagtaAAGTAAGCTCGTGATACTTGTTACTTTTGATTTTGAAGATAATCCTCAAAGAAGTTATTTCAAAGTTTCATATTTGAACTTACTGATTGCACTAGAAATGAAACCACTATAACATTTTGCTTAGTACTGGTGcacaaatgcgttttttttacgAACGATgttttttgaatctacagaagtCAATACcgatactgcccataatctcatAAAGAGCCTAACTACTTTGTTCATACTTttgagttatagagggaaataTTAAATCCAATATCGCAAtctgcaaataaaaatgaaaaaaatatttggactTTTTTAACTTACATATTTGAAGACCTacaatgccctaactccaaatatgcaaaaaaaaaaatcaaaatcgtaaaTTTTGTAGTCAGGGCCTTTACTAGATTATGGGCAGGATAGATCGTCCCACACGCGCAGTGACGGACGCAGCGCTGTTTTGGGGACCTGCAAATCTTTTTTTCCAGCTCGCTAATGGACGTGCGCAGCAGCGTCACCGCGTAAATATGTGCAAGTGTATACCTAATTTAACTATGACTGTGAGGCGAGCACTATCGTTATAACaaattgcattttaattttctataattCTACAAAATCAAGATAAAtcacacaaaaatatttctaaattagtttttcttatattcttatattatttcttatatttctAAATTAGTTTATTGATGAAGGATCTTATCTTGGAtagtaatataataataataatggagGTACAAAAGCAGCATTAAGTTATCgatgtattaaattttactcGGTTTTAACAATCCAATGTATCAAGATCAAATTTATATAGGCTTTTCCTACCTAAACTTCCAGTTTGATTTCTAAATAGCGGGGACTTGAAAATGGAAAGTATGAGAACAAATATTGATTCGTTGTCTCTTTTTGGCATTtcgtgaatattaaaaaaaaacaaggaaataACGTTAAATCATATTCttaaagattaaataaaacTCCTGTtgtactgaagaaaaaaaatttaacacaatGCTTGGAGATGTGAATTGCTGATAGAAATCTTATTCATATCCAAAAAGtcttccaaatattttttttgtttttgtcaaaaatgttgaaaaaaaaaattctcgctattgcttttaaatgtttataaaatCACTTACTGTTAATGTTAACAAATTACTACTAAAACAAATGGGAAATAGTTCAAGGCAAGGTTATGTAAGTATTAAACATATGGATTTGGACTTTAATAAGACACTTACAAGACCTTTTCTATCATTTCCCATTAAAGAGCTGAAATCTGACGAATTGAATATAAGCCCCTTTAAGTAAAGAGTCATATATGtgcttttttaataattttatttaaacgatTTAATGGTAATTCTTTTTTGAAGCAATTGATGTAATATGACATTTATGCTACAGTGAAATTACAATTTGCTATAATAATAAATCCTAAACTTACTATTTACTTTTTGGTAACCTCTAGcttttgaatttataatttttacataCAGCTAGGGAGATTGTGAATTTATTACTTGGTGAGAACATTATTTCAGAACTACATACTTTGAGAAGGTTTCAGAAAGCGCATTAAAAAACTTATATTCTGAGTATATATTGTGAACAGATGGCTCTTAACTTTGTTAAACCATATTTTTGGAATAAGGAATGAAAGATCTATTTTATATGAATCGGTTACATCAAATAAGTGAAATCTGCTATTTCCGATTGTGCTAGTTATGTGTTCGGAATGTCACTTGGTAGTTACGATTTGCATTGGCAGCAAAGTTTGGATGTTAAATGTTCGCTAAGATTGTATAAAAATAGGTTACAAAGTTTAAGaagaactattttaaaagtgttttttcttatttcaaagtAACGAATCAATTAGTTATTTTTGTACTGCAATCAACCTGGAAGTTTATTTGGTTCAAATTACAAACAATACTTTTGCAAGGTAAGTAGAAGAACCCAATTTTTGTTAGATTGAATATTTAaagatatttgtttttgtatttttaacagCAAACCCGGAACAAAAAAGTGAAGATTATtataaaattactaaaaaaacctttgtttttatataatctgttaaaaaagaTTCAGGTGATAAATTGCATTCAAAAAGTTCCAtagtaaattataataaaaatgcatatcatacaaaa includes the following:
- the LOC129914561 gene encoding mitochondrial import inner membrane translocase subunit Tim22, whose translation is MSLIPPPVKREPSKEATFFQNQELDEMAKHFVGNFQRYRENIIIPRNLGPVQIKSDQEKLIESTLESCVFKSVMACVMGYGLGAAIGLFSASVNPNITDPLANEKQQTARQIFKEMRTTTHSYAKNFAMIGAVFSAVECTIESCRGKTDWKNGTYAGGVTGGIIGLRAGVKAGVLGALGFAAFSTAIDYYMHQR
- the LOC129914557 gene encoding uncharacterized protein LOC129914557 isoform X2 — its product is MAKQLSAIGVPVTALEVHFKVNNLTQRYRQESKTYETTGIVSTWKFYSLVDDVFKSLSGHTSNTPGFKTEKRVMTPASNASSISDSSVWKNSMSEPEFSNNSEPFYKTEYMQPRHYMEPSSHGNSTNPSEVPAFMSNPRMNESNINPMTPSVPNGGDDDFVGRLSKIKKSDDYEKLVDIVKNIVDNYKTGQPDKVDSFTDFLKSYLRKWPDRMQDEAINHITNYIIVKNMEHTISSAAANRQ
- the LOC129914557 gene encoding uncharacterized protein LOC129914557 isoform X1, producing the protein MDGRVNGYEKFGKKRRQWEDSGVHELIKLWKCCAYELRTIKRNGHLYVAMAKQLSAIGVPVTALEVHFKVNNLTQRYRQESKTYETTGIVSTWKFYSLVDDVFKSLSGHTSNTPGFKTEKRVMTPASNASSISDSSVWKNSMSEPEFSNNSEPFYKTEYMQPRHYMEPSSHGNSTNPSEVPAFMSNPRMNESNINPMTPSVPNGGDDDFVGRLSKIKKSDDYEKLVDIVKNIVDNYKTGQPDKVDSFTDFLKSYLRKWPDRMQDEAINHITNYIIVKNMEHTISSAAANRQ